The genome window ttaagaagttGACCAGCCcagcactgcctgggaaaactatgaataacaactgataaactcttGCTCTCCATCTCtatcctgttaagatagttgcttcagttacattgcccagtatttttgacattttatattttatcacttCTCACCCCATTTGTATTGGGACGGAACTTGGATTAgaagggcatcaggaatgtctctgttcatcccatcaacctcaaaaactatggattaaacactaatatacaacatttttcacattttatttttcacgccTTCTCACCCCCTTCATATCAGGCTGGACTTGGTTGGGCTGAAAGAGCATTGAGAGGATCCTGTGCATCTCAGCATCCTCAAAAGctttggattagacactgatatctgtagTTATTGGTTATATctagatgtcaccaccttcccaccccttcctcctattggggctaaacttAGACTTAAACGACATCAGGAGTATcaattattcatctcagcgaccttgaaaactataaattaggcaCTAATGTCggtcattttcagatatttttacatgtcatccccttcccacctcccactttctatcagggctgaacttggacttcaggGCCATTGagtgtgtcactattcatctcagtaaccttaaaaactatggattagacactaatatctgtcattttaggttatttttacatgtcacccccttcccagcaCCCTCTCACACCCCCTTCCTATCGGAagtaaacttggacttaaagatcattgggagtgtcactgttcatgtCAGCGACCTAGAAaaccatggattagacactaatatctgtcattttaggttatctttacatgtcacccccttcccacccccttgccaacccccttcctatcgggggctgaacttggacttgaagagcaTCAGTGCTGTCACTATTTCATCTCAGTAACTTCAAAAACTGTGGGTTAGacgctaatatctgtcgttttcagttatttttgcatgtcaccACCTTGACACCCCTTTTCACCCTCCCCCCCAactgggactgaacttggacttgaagggcatcactattaATTTCAGCGACctgaaaaactatgaattagaacCTAATATCTGTCTCTTCTAGTTAGTTTAACTTTTAACCCCTTTCCAACaacctttggtgccagtgatgtcctagccccacagtattctttcccagatactAAGTTATACGTAcacaccaagtttggttgaaattaccTAATGCGGGTCAAAGTGTATGCggcctatacatacatatatacacatttatgtatattatatatatatatatatatatatatatatatatagatatatatatatatagcatatgcttCTCTCCCTTAAAGGGGTTGCATCAGGAATAGTTGGCCTACCTGTTCTGTACAAATTTGGGGAATATGGTTGCTAGCTCCATACTTTCCAAGACTTGTTGCGGCTGCCACAGTCAAGCAACGACTACCGTGTACTTGTCAACTGCCTACGTCGATAAATGGATATAATGAAGAGAGCGAGCTTATCCCCCGTCCTGGGCCGGATTTGAATTTCAGGGAAACGTAAAAGTCCCCGTTTACCGAACCTGTGATGCGTGACAGACACTCGGTAATCATTAGGTTGCTTCTGTTAAAATCGATTCTGTTGGTTGGGCAGATTCCAGTGGTTCATATGAGGCCTCTTTACCGTTACAAGACGTTACCACACTGGCCGCCTTTGGGCACTGACCTGTGATGGCAAGAAGCCTTTATAATCTAAACTAACCATCTCTACATAAAGCAAGAATGTGATGATAATATCTGAGGGTGATTTGACTGTTATCATCaacttttatagttttatattccctctttttatctccaaacatttcttttttaaagataGGTCATTCTATATGTTGGATTGCATAGCATTTCTAATAGGACTGATTTAAGAAGAAAACAATCTACCGTTTAACCTACTGTTATTCCTGACGACCGTGACCTCAGTGGCCTAAGAAGAAAACAATCTACCGTTTAATCTACTGTTATTCCTGACGACCTTGACCTCAGTGATCttgtgggataaaaaaaaaaagttctcgatAAGAATTTCCAAGGCTCAACATTCGCTTGATTAATGATCTTCCCAAGTTGATCCTAAGAAGCCACGATGTTATGGTTAAAATTGACCGAATTTCTTCAAACATACGAAAAGAGACAGAAAAATAATCATTCATCTACTTCAGGGGTGGCCAACCTTTCGTTTCCCATGCACCAATTTTCTTCACTTCTAATCCAGATGCGCCACACAAACTttaacccctttcaatcctttcttTAAGTATAGTAATTTGGACACAGTTggctaattcatttatatatatatatatatatatatataaatatctatatatatataatatataatatatatatatatatatatatatatatatatatatatatatatatacaggtttatAATAATGACGCATTATTGTTTAAAGAAGATGACTCTAATAGATGCACAcggaacaataaaatcaaataaaattatttctatgaTTTAGATTAGAACAAATCTCAGTAAAACAAACTTCTAGCTATAAGTTACTTGTATTCTTTTTTGTAATTCTTTCTAGAAATcagtattattagtagtattgttatttttttctttttttatgagcaggcatgtttttttcttttatcatctcTGGGGTATAGTGCGCCACTTGTAATCGTGCAATGCGCCACTGTTGGCGCATGCGCCATAGGTTGGCTACCCCTGAATTCTACTTGATCTATAACTGAATGACGAATTAATTTTCAGGTGCTGACCCAAAACGTTGGAGTATTACTGAAGGTTGATCGTCGCGTCGAAAATTGCATCGAGGACTATTTGAGCTCGAAGCAGCTAACCTTCGAACAGTACCTGTACTTCTTGACACATGAGGTAAAGTACAGCTAGGATTCTGTGTTTTTGACAAGAtttacctacaaaaaaaaaaacactcttcaCCTAATTTTTTACGCAGAATACAGTTGACACGTAATTAAGTTAGTCAAAGATCACCTTCCAGAACTTTTATTGTTTAGTTGACAGGCACCTCATAGTATTTATTTTGATGCCTGCCAGTAATAGTCTGCATGTCTCGTGGTGATAATTGAAGATAATTTTCAGCAAGACCATTTACCACATTGTTATTTACATTCAGAAGAGTACGCATGCCAAAGATGATATTTAGAGCTGCTTTTCGTAATCTTCTTTTGTGTCTATTGACAGAGTCCAATTATGTTTTAGATAAAGATAAGATCAATTTGAGTCCCCTTGTCTCACGTAAATGCATATAGCCGTTAATTGACCAAAGGCAAATGTTTCTACTGAACAACAGAATGTAGTCTTTCACCATATTTTTACTAGCAGCTAACTTCATTATTctgacattttcaagatattaatttattaatgtattaacTGCTCACGAAAACCATCTTCATCTGATTGCAGGTGTTAGCTGAAGTGGATGACGGTGCAACGCCTTACAAGGACCTGAAACTTCATCATGACATCCTGGAGAACACCTTTTGGCTCCTCGGTAGGACCGCCTTTTTGCAGAGAGACACACCAGTGTTCTCCGAAGACTCCGTCTATAAATTATTCCGTATCTTCTGTCTCCTTGCAGACAGATCGCCGTCTAGAAAAGGACTTTTGCAGGTAGATCTCAGTGCCATTCACCGAGCAAAGTTTCTTtacattataattaataattataagtcACATAGCATTTTTTGGTTAAGTGGCAAAACTTAACGTACTTACTCATTACATACCCCGGGAgtctaagtttaaaaaaaaagtatatcttagttttaccagaccactgagctaattaacagatctcctaaggctggcccgaaggattagatatttttatgtgactaggaaccaattggttacctagcaacgggacctacagcttatattgtgggatccgaaccacattgcatcgagaaatgaatgtctatcaccagaaatacattcctctggttccgcgttgaccgagccgagaatcgaacttcggaccaccggattggtagccgagcgcgaaatgcactcggccaacgtggaagtCACAGTGAAGCATGTAAATTGAGAAGGGTTAGGGTTGATGAATTCATGCATGAGCAACTGAACATACGAACAGACACTAGGGtacatataaaatttatgtacGGTCATTTTTTAATTCGCATTTATTTGTGTGCAAgaaatatgtatattgtatttctAACTCTGTTACTTAAGTGTTCGTATTTAATTCAATACATATGGTTCATAGATTCTAAAGAGGGGTGATGCAGTAACGTAATAAGCCTTTCAGCACAGGTTATTCAGCTCCcaggtgaaaaaataattatatcttcatTCAACTTTCTTTTCTAAGGAGAAAAGCATATCTCTCTGACAAATGTGGTTGCTCGTTTCCCACAGGTGACACTAAATGTACAAGAAATGAGCGAAGTCACAAGATATCTGGTGACGGCTCTGGGGAGAGAATGGGATTGTCACGACTTCCACCAGTTAGCGTCCATCATCTCGTGCTTCACCTTTCCAGTCTTTCTGACTTTCCTAGAAGGTCGCTATGCCCAGGACGCTGAGGTTCCTGCCCTCCATCAGGCTGTGAATGGCATCTACAATTCCTTCATTGGACAAGTGCTGAAACGGGTGAGTCAATATTTCTTGGCCGAGTCATATGTTGTTGACTTCCTGTACCTGACTGTTCTTGTAGCATTGCAGTGGAATATTGATTATTGGAAAATGAAACTTCTCTCTACTCTATTTAATGCAAAACAGGGGAAAGTATACCAGCGCGCGTGGTGGGCTCCTGTCTGGGTGAGCAGAGAGCTGGAAATCGTACCCTGGGCAGTAACGGCTCCCTCTCAGAAGCTCTCACCAAAGGCCGCGGCGGTCGCTATTGTCGTGGGCAAAGCCGAAGTCCCTCTTACTCCTTCAGCAACCGTTCACAGCATTCCAGACGAGCCTGATGCAAGGAACTGCAGGTTCACGATCTGCTTAGAGTCAAACAAACTAGTCCAGCTTGCCGCAACAGACCATAGGTGAGACTGTCCTCTAGCTTGCTTTGAAACTTTTTGTAATTGTGCAACCAAAATACACAGAATAGCTCACGCAATGGACATTGAGTAATGTATGATATATTCGAAGGTGTGCCTTGTTGCAATCAGATTTTAAATACAGTGCTCCCCCACTTTTACGCAGtattaggttccagaacctgTCGTCGAAATGCAAAAATTCTAAAAATCCTAACTGTCCATTTTAACATTTCAGTGCTTAATTTGataattcaaacaaaaatataccttaaattatcatactaaaacaatttgatattatttcaaacaaaaatacaccccTAACTATCATCGCAAAGCGTCCTAAGGCATTAGATTAGTACCCTTTTACAATTGTTACTCTTAAGTATATAGTACACCCCCCTAAAATGTTTATAACAgtgatttactcattttaaaatattaataacattgtaaacagcaaaatatctataaaatgtttaatgcaaaataaataaatctttaatacaaattaaataaatctgtccTACAGAACATTTGATAACTAATCAAATTACCCCTGTACTGTATGCACAGGCCGTTTTCTCTCATAGCATTAAAGTATTATTCCTTTTAAATTATCACTAATTCGCTTTTTTTATATCAGCACTGTTTCTTTACTGATAactgtatttttttcatattgtgtatgtgactaaatattgatttttatgatcAGAATTATTTACAGTCTACTACTTATAATGTAATGTACCCTATCTATTAAGCTCACTCCAGGTTGGGCTCTAGACTGAGCATAATAGGTGTACctacggttctctctctctctctctctctctctctctctctctctctcttctgtaagggtaatgtaagatgtatttgaatttatattcctgtaaagttttTCATGATAAAGCATTTTgtgcaatatttaaaatatttactaattttattttccagtctgcttttactggaacataaagtgaaaataattagtgaatattttagatattgtacaatatgctttatcataaaaaaatctttacagcaatatcatttcaaatgcatcttacattaccctcagagagagagagagagagagagagagagagagagagagagagagagagagagccattatgCTCAGTATGGGGCCAAACCTGGAATGAGCTTATTAGACGCATAACTATATCATAAGTTTGCTGTGAATCACTTTTATCATAAAAGTCAGTAGTATTAAGTCAcgtacacaatatgaaaaaaatattaattagtgAATGAATAGTGTTGCTCTACTAAGAAAAGGCAAatttagtaataattttagaATATGGTCAATaggaaaaatctgcaaattagtGGAAGTTCCCTGTGGAAAAGTGAaaaatgtgttccacaaaaatccacTACAAAGTGGACGGCAGAAATGTGAAactggttaagttaagtatatcttagttttactagaccactgagctgattgaccgctctcctagggctggccccgaaggattagatatttctacttggctaggaaccaatcagtTACCTAGCagctggacctacagcttattgttggatctgaagcacattacatcgagaaatgaatttctatcaccagaaataaattcctctgattccacattggccgagccgagaatcgaacttcggacagctggattggtagccgagcgcaaaaaccagtAGTCTAACGAGGAACTGTGAATCTGGTAAAACTAGGGGAGCACTTTATCCATGTATGTTGTACCTATGAATCTTTCATACCTCATTGCAAAGATCATACCATTTTCTTCTCCTGTTTCATTTTTCGGTCCCCCAGGAGTAAAAGCGAATGGCTGCGAGCTTTGGATACTGCCATTCAGTATTCCACAGACCCCATGCCTTACCAGTCCATCCTGAGCGCCATAAGAAAGAGCGAACATGCCGAAGAAGAAGCGCGAGAAACGGCTGAGAGAATAAGGCGA of Macrobrachium nipponense isolate FS-2020 chromosome 33, ASM1510439v2, whole genome shotgun sequence contains these proteins:
- the LOC135203228 gene encoding switch-associated protein 70-like, which produces MLTCSPGSPAMATLGQLVANSLWFAFDALDHQKTGVVTKSQLKVLTQNVGVLLKVDRRVENCIEDYLSSKQLTFEQYLYFLTHEVLAEVDDGATPYKDLKLHHDILENTFWLLGRTAFLQRDTPVFSEDSVYKLFRIFCLLADRSPSRKGLLQVTLNVQEMSEVTRYLVTALGREWDCHDFHQLASIISCFTFPVFLTFLEGRYAQDAEVPALHQAVNGIYNSFIGQVLKRGKVYQRAWWAPVWVSRELEIVPWAVTAPSQKLSPKAAAVAIVVGKAEVPLTPSATVHSIPDEPDARNCRFTICLESNKLVQLAATDHRSKSEWLRALDTAIQYSTDPMPYQSILSAIRKSEHAEEEARETAERIRRASQADIIENTQAELMAEKLARAEAEAAAKQEAAARQEEEKRVTELQKLRLQLETLLEEETQAKRDEEIVRNLQARVLSEEWEKREELERLQAEQRRMLDEEKKKRQAFEVLQEEKDSQLREAEKRLRKLEADRLRLDRELRSAREKIVMSERGKELLEAKMKVKERTPPVRTYSLRPIRKERGSTPMRSSSFNAHAARLFKFRSKTEDSNGNENSNGTVESV